One window of Microcoleus vaginatus PCC 9802 genomic DNA carries:
- a CDS encoding ribonuclease D — MEFADFQVCDGDIPDSLLSYYLTAPAIAVDTETMGLLPWRDRLCLVQLCDPEGKVAVVRIAKGQTAAPNLNKLMESENIEKVFHFARFDMATMRYNLSIDIAPVFCTKIASKLARTYTNKHGLKDLIQEVEKVELNKTSQSSDWGNSEHLSDEQLSYAANDVRYLLSAKQTLTAMLQREERWEIAQQCFQCLPVFVSLDLLQYKDVFEHG; from the coding sequence ATGGAATTTGCAGATTTTCAAGTGTGCGATGGTGATATTCCCGATTCTCTCTTATCTTATTATTTGACTGCGCCGGCGATCGCCGTTGATACGGAAACAATGGGTTTGCTACCTTGGCGCGATCGCTTGTGTTTGGTTCAGTTGTGCGATCCCGAAGGTAAAGTTGCAGTGGTGCGGATTGCCAAAGGCCAGACAGCAGCACCGAATTTAAACAAGTTAATGGAATCTGAAAATATTGAGAAGGTATTTCACTTTGCGCGCTTCGATATGGCAACAATGCGTTACAATTTAAGTATTGACATTGCACCTGTTTTCTGCACAAAAATAGCGAGCAAACTTGCGAGAACTTACACCAACAAACACGGACTTAAAGATTTAATCCAAGAAGTGGAAAAAGTAGAACTCAACAAAACTTCTCAAAGTTCTGACTGGGGAAATTCTGAGCATCTTTCAGACGAGCAACTCAGCTACGCTGCTAACGATGTCCGCTATTTGCTGAGCGCCAAACAAACGTTGACTGCTATGTTGCAGCGAGAAGAACGCTGGGAAATTGCACAGCAATGTTTTCAGTGTTTACCCGTTTTTGTGAGTTTGGATTTATTGCAGTACAAGGATGTTTTCGAGCACGGCTAA
- a CDS encoding CAP domain-containing protein, translated as MSKGLILTCVGLLTIMLPKCGTFIISRSRPETPMNTNVASSAITDLEKAVNQQINEYRASKKLPPLRIDPRISQIARIHSENMANGKVTFSHDGFEGRAEAITIPYKSVAENLAYNFGYNDPVRNAVEGWIKSDGHRKNMEGQFNVTGIGVAKNAKGEYYFTQLFIRSR; from the coding sequence ATGTCCAAAGGTTTAATTTTGACGTGCGTGGGATTGTTGACAATCATGCTGCCGAAGTGTGGCACGTTCATTATTTCGCGATCGCGGCCGGAAACTCCCATGAATACTAATGTTGCTTCGAGTGCTATTACTGACTTAGAAAAAGCGGTTAACCAACAGATCAATGAATACCGAGCATCTAAAAAGTTGCCACCGCTGAGGATCGATCCGCGAATCAGTCAGATAGCAAGAATTCACAGCGAAAATATGGCTAACGGTAAAGTCACTTTCAGCCACGATGGATTTGAAGGGCGGGCGGAAGCAATTACGATTCCTTATAAAAGTGTAGCTGAAAATCTTGCTTACAATTTTGGCTACAACGACCCGGTACGCAATGCTGTTGAGGGTTGGATTAAAAGTGACGGCCACCGCAAAAATATGGAAGGTCAGTTTAATGTGACCGGTATTGGGGTTGCAAAAAATGCCAAAGGCGAGTATTATTTTACTCAGCTTTTTATTCGCAGTCGGTAA
- the trpB gene encoding tryptophan synthase subunit beta has product MTVTPLHLTSETSAQRPDSLGRFGKFGGKYVPETLMPALFELEAAFHKYSSEPEFQQQLQQLLKDYVGRPSPLYFAERLTEHYAKADGTGPQIYLKREDLNHTGAHKINNALAQALLAKRMGKKRVIAETGAGQHGVATATVCARFGIECVVYMGVHDMERQALNVFRMRLMGAEVRPVAAGTGTLKDATSEAIRDWVTNVETTHYILGSVAGPHPYPMMVRDFHAIIGQETRAQCQEKWGGLPDILLACVGGGSNAMGLFHEFVGEETVRLIGIEAAGEGVETDKHAATLTKGSVGVLHGAMSYLLQDNEGQVIEPHSISAGLDYPGVGPEHSYLKDAGRAEYYSVTDAEALEAFQRLSQLEGIIPALETSHAIAYLETLCPQLTGNPRIVLNCSGRGDKDVNTVAKVLNI; this is encoded by the coding sequence GTGACTGTCACCCCCCTGCATCTCACTTCCGAAACCAGCGCCCAACGCCCCGACTCCCTCGGCAGATTCGGCAAATTCGGCGGCAAATACGTCCCCGAAACCCTGATGCCGGCTTTATTTGAACTAGAAGCCGCTTTCCACAAATACAGCAGCGAACCGGAATTTCAACAGCAACTCCAACAATTGCTCAAAGATTATGTCGGCCGCCCCAGCCCTTTGTATTTCGCGGAACGCCTCACCGAGCACTACGCTAAAGCAGACGGAACTGGCCCGCAAATTTACCTCAAACGCGAAGATTTAAACCACACGGGAGCTCACAAAATCAACAACGCTTTAGCTCAAGCATTGCTTGCAAAACGCATGGGCAAAAAGCGGGTAATTGCTGAAACTGGTGCCGGTCAACACGGCGTTGCTACTGCTACAGTTTGCGCTCGTTTCGGTATAGAATGCGTTGTCTACATGGGCGTTCATGACATGGAAAGACAGGCTTTAAATGTGTTTAGAATGCGGCTGATGGGAGCCGAAGTGCGGCCGGTGGCTGCGGGTACGGGAACGCTGAAAGATGCGACTTCCGAAGCGATTCGCGACTGGGTGACAAACGTGGAGACAACTCATTACATTCTCGGTTCCGTAGCGGGCCCCCATCCTTACCCGATGATGGTGCGCGATTTCCATGCGATAATCGGTCAAGAAACCCGCGCTCAGTGTCAAGAAAAGTGGGGCGGTTTGCCGGATATTTTATTAGCTTGCGTCGGCGGCGGTTCTAATGCAATGGGTCTTTTCCACGAGTTTGTCGGGGAAGAAACTGTCAGATTGATCGGTATTGAAGCGGCGGGCGAAGGTGTGGAAACTGATAAACACGCTGCTACTTTGACTAAGGGAAGTGTGGGAGTTCTGCACGGGGCGATGAGTTATTTGCTGCAAGATAATGAAGGTCAAGTAATCGAGCCGCATTCGATTAGTGCGGGTTTGGATTATCCGGGCGTGGGACCGGAACACAGTTATTTGAAGGATGCGGGTCGAGCTGAATATTATAGCGTAACTGATGCAGAAGCGCTGGAAGCATTTCAGCGGCTTTCGCAGTTGGAGGGGATTATTCCGGCTTTGGAAACTTCTCATGCGATCGCCTATTTAGAGACTCTGTGCCCTCAGCTAACAGGCAATCCGCGCATTGTGCTTAACTGTTCGGGACGCGGCGACAAAGACGTGAACACTGTGGCGAAGGTTCTGAATATCTAG
- a CDS encoding peptidoglycan-binding protein has product MNSISILLQEGSQGTEVTKLQEGLKNLNFYPGIIDGIFGSKTKQAVINFQKSQQLVPDGIVGDKTWAKLNAANNPRFNFQVVNVQEFISSERITATNPKAVAAQVFRGLEDEEGRSYEEISITYSREGTSVILYTRIGLADDSARALRHRVELKRNQNKWGIIWVGRQFQCQPGRGNQEWSGIICS; this is encoded by the coding sequence ATGAACTCTATTTCTATTCTGCTTCAAGAAGGCTCACAAGGCACCGAAGTCACAAAGCTACAAGAAGGTTTGAAAAATTTAAATTTTTATCCAGGTATCATTGATGGTATTTTTGGGTCCAAAACTAAGCAAGCTGTCATCAATTTCCAAAAGTCCCAACAACTGGTTCCCGACGGCATTGTCGGCGATAAAACTTGGGCTAAACTAAATGCAGCGAACAATCCACGTTTTAATTTTCAGGTGGTTAACGTACAAGAATTCATCTCTTCTGAACGCATTACAGCGACTAATCCAAAAGCCGTAGCGGCACAAGTGTTTAGGGGGTTAGAAGATGAAGAAGGAAGAAGTTATGAAGAGATTTCAATTACATATTCCAGAGAAGGAACATCTGTAATTTTATACACCCGAATAGGTCTAGCTGACGATTCAGCCCGTGCACTACGACACCGCGTTGAATTAAAACGCAACCAAAATAAATGGGGAATTATTTGGGTCGGACGGCAATTTCAGTGTCAACCAGGTCGAGGAAATCAAGAGTGGTCGGGCATTATTTGCTCCTAA
- a CDS encoding translation initiation factor has translation MSTSKPKNSNTNNQSGKRIVYSEFGNIDNSAALQRGIQEIPPNQQNLKIEASRKGRGGKTVTVISGFQEKPETLATLAKQLKAQCGTGGTVKDNEIEIQGEHKQKLLEIITKLGYKAKISGG, from the coding sequence ATGAGTACATCAAAACCCAAAAACTCCAATACAAATAACCAATCAGGAAAACGAATTGTTTACTCCGAATTTGGCAATATTGACAACTCCGCGGCCCTCCAACGAGGAATACAAGAAATTCCCCCCAATCAACAAAACCTCAAAATCGAAGCATCCCGAAAAGGACGCGGCGGCAAAACAGTTACAGTCATCAGCGGCTTTCAGGAAAAACCCGAAACATTAGCAACTTTAGCCAAGCAGCTAAAAGCCCAATGCGGTACTGGCGGCACAGTCAAAGATAATGAAATCGAAATTCAAGGCGAACACAAGCAAAAGCTGCTAGAAATTATCACAAAATTAGGCTACAAAGCTAAAATTAGTGGAGGGTAA
- the recR gene encoding recombination protein RecR, translated as MYTRPLARLIEQLQRLPGVGPKTAQRLALHILKRPEEEVQALAKSLIDAKQQVGFCQVCFHLSADPVCEICRNTNRDSHTLCVVSESRDVIALEKTREYMGKYHVVGGVISPMDGIGPEQLNIQPLVRRVSQQKIKEVIIAISPSVEGETTTLYIGHLLKPFTLVTRIAFGLPMGGDLEYADEVTLARALEGRRELD; from the coding sequence ATGTACACTCGACCTTTAGCTCGTTTAATCGAACAATTGCAGCGCTTGCCAGGAGTCGGCCCAAAAACAGCCCAGCGGCTCGCTTTACATATTTTGAAGCGACCGGAAGAAGAAGTGCAAGCCCTAGCTAAATCTTTGATTGATGCCAAACAGCAAGTAGGTTTCTGTCAAGTATGCTTTCACTTATCTGCTGACCCTGTTTGCGAAATTTGCCGCAATACAAACCGCGACAGTCATACCCTTTGTGTAGTGTCAGAATCCCGCGACGTAATCGCTTTAGAAAAAACGCGGGAATATATGGGCAAATATCACGTTGTTGGCGGCGTTATCTCGCCGATGGATGGAATTGGCCCCGAACAATTGAACATTCAACCATTAGTCCGGCGCGTCAGCCAGCAAAAGATTAAGGAAGTAATTATTGCTATTAGTCCCAGCGTGGAAGGCGAAACTACTACTCTTTATATCGGTCACTTATTAAAACCTTTTACCCTAGTGACGCGCATAGCTTTTGGTTTGCCGATGGGGGGAGATTTGGAATATGCCGATGAGGTTACATTGGCTCGCGCTTTGGAAGGAAGGAGGGAGTTGGATTAG
- a CDS encoding S9 family peptidase: MTQFDRPLSYPTTRKIDQTDDYHGVKVSDPYRWLENPDSEETQAWVEAQNAVTFAYLNEIPAREKIKQRLTQLWDYEKYGIPFKEGDRYFYYKNDGLQNQSVLYTLTSLDGEPKVLIDPNTLSEDGTVALGGIAISEDGKYMAYGLSTSGSDWQEWKVREVATGEDLSDHLKWIKFSGASWTHDGKGFFYSRYDEPNEKSKHEDVNYYQKLFYHQIGTPQSEDVLIYERADQKEWGFSGGVTEDGQYLIISVWQGTETKNLIFYKDLTAPESTVVELISEFEAEYSFIDNEGSIFWFQTNLNAPLGRVIAIDTNNPPPSSLACDETPSSPREGGFTEIIPEAAETLEGIGLLNNQFVASYLKDAYTQIKIFTLEGSFVREVALPGIGSAGGFGGKRHDTETFYAYTSFTAPNTIYRYNMVTNESTIYRQPKVDFNPDDYETKQVFYPSKDGTQVPMFITHKKGLQLDGNNPTYLYGYGGFGISLTPSFSVSNVVWLEMGGVYAIACLRGGGEYGESWHQAGTKLNKQNVFDDFISAAEWLIENKYTKPAKLAIAGGSNGGLLVGACMTQRPELFGAALPAVGVMDMLRFHKFTIGWAWTSEYGSPENPEEFSTIHGYSPLHNLKPGTAYPATMITTADHDDRVVPAHSFKFASALQETHAGEKPVLIRIETKAGHGAGKPTAKIIEELADEWAFLVRELDIN, translated from the coding sequence ATGACCCAATTCGATCGACCTTTAAGCTACCCCACCACCCGCAAAATCGACCAAACAGACGACTACCACGGCGTCAAAGTATCCGACCCCTACAGGTGGCTGGAAAATCCCGACTCTGAGGAAACCCAAGCTTGGGTGGAAGCCCAAAACGCAGTCACTTTTGCCTACCTCAACGAAATTCCGGCGCGGGAAAAAATCAAACAGCGCCTAACTCAACTTTGGGATTACGAGAAATACGGCATACCTTTCAAAGAAGGCGATCGCTATTTCTACTACAAGAATGACGGCCTGCAAAATCAATCCGTACTCTACACTTTAACATCTCTCGACGGCGAACCCAAAGTATTAATTGACCCCAACACTCTCTCAGAAGACGGAACTGTTGCTTTGGGTGGGATAGCTATCAGCGAAGACGGCAAATACATGGCCTATGGTTTGTCAACTTCCGGTTCCGACTGGCAGGAATGGAAAGTGCGCGAGGTGGCAACCGGCGAAGATTTATCAGACCATTTAAAGTGGATTAAATTCTCAGGAGCATCCTGGACTCACGACGGCAAAGGCTTTTTTTATAGTCGCTACGACGAACCCAACGAAAAAAGCAAGCACGAAGACGTTAACTATTACCAAAAACTGTTTTACCACCAAATAGGCACGCCCCAATCTGAAGATGTATTAATCTACGAGCGAGCCGACCAAAAAGAGTGGGGATTTAGCGGCGGCGTCACCGAAGATGGCCAATACTTGATTATCTCAGTTTGGCAAGGAACTGAAACCAAAAACTTGATTTTCTACAAGGATTTAACTGCACCGGAATCAACCGTTGTAGAACTGATTAGCGAATTCGAGGCTGAGTACAGTTTCATCGACAATGAGGGCTCTATTTTCTGGTTTCAAACAAACTTGAATGCACCGTTAGGCCGCGTAATTGCGATCGACACCAACAACCCACCTCCCTCATCCCTCGCTTGTGATGAAACCCCCTCGTCGCCCAGGGAGGGGGGGTTTACAGAAATTATCCCCGAAGCAGCAGAAACTCTCGAAGGCATAGGCCTCCTGAACAATCAATTTGTCGCTTCCTACTTGAAAGACGCCTACACCCAGATTAAAATTTTCACCTTAGAGGGCTCTTTCGTGCGAGAAGTTGCCTTGCCCGGAATCGGTTCAGCGGGAGGATTCGGCGGCAAGCGGCACGACACCGAAACTTTTTATGCTTACACCAGTTTCACTGCACCAAACACCATTTATCGCTACAATATGGTGACAAATGAAAGTACGATTTATCGGCAGCCAAAGGTCGATTTTAATCCCGACGATTACGAGACAAAACAAGTATTTTACCCGAGCAAAGACGGTACGCAAGTACCCATGTTTATCACCCACAAGAAAGGCTTGCAGTTGGATGGCAATAACCCCACCTACCTTTACGGCTACGGTGGTTTTGGCATCTCGCTAACCCCGAGTTTTTCTGTTAGCAATGTCGTGTGGCTGGAGATGGGTGGAGTTTATGCGATCGCCTGTTTGCGGGGAGGCGGCGAGTACGGCGAATCCTGGCACCAAGCAGGCACAAAGTTGAATAAGCAGAACGTGTTTGACGACTTTATCAGCGCCGCTGAATGGTTGATCGAAAACAAGTACACCAAACCTGCAAAATTGGCGATCGCAGGTGGCAGCAATGGCGGTTTATTAGTGGGAGCTTGCATGACTCAGCGGCCGGAATTGTTCGGTGCAGCGCTGCCGGCAGTCGGCGTCATGGATATGTTGCGCTTCCACAAGTTTACCATTGGTTGGGCCTGGACTTCTGAATACGGTTCGCCGGAAAATCCCGAAGAATTTTCCACAATTCACGGCTATTCTCCGTTGCACAACCTCAAACCGGGAACGGCTTATCCGGCGACAATGATTACAACTGCCGATCACGACGATCGAGTAGTTCCGGCCCACAGCTTCAAGTTTGCTTCTGCCTTGCAAGAAACCCACGCGGGAGAAAAACCCGTGTTAATTCGCATTGAAACTAAAGCGGGACACGGTGCCGGCAAACCCACTGCGAAAATCATTGAAGAATTGGCAGATGAATGGGCTTTTTTAGTGCGGGAACTGGATATTAACTAA